A window of the Lactuca sativa cultivar Salinas chromosome 5, Lsat_Salinas_v11, whole genome shotgun sequence genome harbors these coding sequences:
- the LOC111892503 gene encoding FCS-Like Zinc finger 14 yields MSGKKTRPLIGKLLTAGNRSGFMEAGSSPRTPLDFKILSPRGIVTCDVGGIGLGIVAALEKSGDDIQSTSRCISIPVTQPPKFDVDDESLEEEYTIVTRHMPNNSYTKVYDGGFVYEGYVRRNSGMKEEGCSLFDISPARVLDVKGHPEPDFLSFCHLCKKKLHGKDIYMYRGEKAFCSIECRCREISMEEMREKRCGTEAVSSSPCGGDHVHGRIFSTGIFAI; encoded by the exons ATGTCAGGCAAGAAGACAAGGCCGCTGATCGGGAAGTTGTTAACCGCCGGCAACCGCTCCGGCTTTATGGAAGCCGGTAGCAGTCCAAGAACTCCCTTGGACTTCAAAATTCTGTCACCCAGAGGAATCGTGACTTGTGATGTGGGTGGGATCGGACTTGGTATAGTCGCCGCCCTCGAGAAATCCGGTGACGATATCCAGTCGACTTCCCGGTGCATCTCGATTCCGGTAACTCAACCCCCAAAGTTCGATGTCGATGACGAAAGCTTGGAAGAAGAGTACACCATAGTAACTCGTCACATGCCAAACAATTCATATACAAAAGTCTACGATGGTGGATTCGTATACGAAGGATACGTTAGAAGAAACAGCGGGATGAAAGAAGAAGGTTGCTCCCTCTTCGACATATCTCCGGCGAGGGTACTTGATGTAAAAGGACACCCAGAACCTGACTTTCTGAGTTTTTGTCATCTGTGCAAGAAAAAACTCCATGGGAAAGACATTTATATGTACAG GGGAGAGAAAGCGTTTTGTAGTATCGAGTGTAGATGCAGGGAGATTAGTATGGAAGAAATGAGAGAGAAACGTTGTGGAACTGAAGCGGTTTCAAGCTCTCCTTGCGGCGGTGATCATGTTCATGGCCGGATATTTTCCACCGGAATCTTCGCAATTTAA
- the LOC111892501 gene encoding uncharacterized protein LOC111892501, giving the protein MGDIVTSISKLESCGKLPSQTEKNPNVYVVTLRSGKQTGENSLKKKPREEEEEIEIIPIEDPIAKNDTQAGAPKKTTPLVTPIATHLSFPSRLATSKKNMEEKEILDTFRKVEVNIPLLDAIKQIPRYAKFLKELCTNKRKLKGNEKISMNENASAIGDVTFSSAMLDLGASINVMPYSVYESLNVGPLSENGVIISLADKSSVFLKGVLEDVLVQVNRLVFPADFYVIDLDEQVSSKSGIILLGQPFLKTARTKIDVYAGSLTMEFDGETISFNIYDAMRYPSDVSSLCFIDVVEPLTQELFELCDDDMLEMVLSKGFDCAKLAKKLKLYLLDPEIERLVNNLEIKKTTQFSVNQIELPQTHTTFPPSLVQPPYLELKVLP; this is encoded by the exons atgggagatatagttacatccATAAGCAAGTTGGAATCCTGTGGTAAACTCCCTTCTCAAACTGAAAAGAACCCTAATGTCTATGTGGTGACCTTGAGAAGTGGCAAACAAACCGGAGAAAATAGTTTGAAGAAGAAgccgagggaagaagaggaagaaatagAGATCATCCCCATTGAGGATCCCATAGCCAAGAATGACACACAAGCCGGAGCCCCAAAGAAGACTACTCCTCTAGTGACACCAATAGCCACTCACCTATCGTTCCCCTCCCGACTTGCAACTTCAAAGAAGaatatggaggagaaagagatCTTGGACACCTTCCGAAAGGTGGAAGTAAACATCCCTTTACTTGATGCAATCAAACAAATTCCGAGATATGCAAAGTTCTTGAAGGAGCTTTGCACCAACAAGAGAAAGTTGAAAgggaatgagaaaatctcgatGAATGAAAATGCATCCGCG ATTGGAGATGTCACCTTTAGTAGTGCTATGCTTGATCTTGGTGCCTCTATCAATGTCATGCCTTACTCGGTGTATGAATCATTGAATGTCGGACCCTTAAGTGAAAACGGTGTCATAATATCTCTTGCGGATAAATCAAGTGTCTTTCTTAAAGGTGTTTTGGAAGATGTCCTAGTGCAAGTAAACCGATTGGTCTTCCCggcggatttctatgtgattgaccTAGATGAACAAGTATCCTCAAAATCGGGTATAATCTTACTTGGGCAACCATTCTTGAAGACGGCTAGAACAAAGATTGATGTGTATGCGGGAAGCTTAACAATGGAATTTGATGGTGAAACAATAAGTTTTAACATTTATGATGCTATGAGGTATCCTAGTGATGTTTCATCTTTGTGCTTTATAGATGTTGTCGAACCGTTGACTCAAGAATTGTTCGAGTTGTGTGATGATGACATGTTGGAGATGGTTTTGAGCAAGGGGTTTGATTGTGCAAAATTAGCCAAGAAATTGAAGCTCTATTTGCTAGACCCCGAAATTGAAAGATTAGTCAATAATTTGGAGATCAAGAAGACCACCCAATTTAGTGTGAATCAAATTGAATTACCTCAAACTCACACGACATTTCCACCCTCCCTTGTCCAACCGCCGTACTTAGAATTGAAGGTCCTTCCTTAA